The following proteins come from a genomic window of Candidatus Thiodiazotropha sp. CDECU1:
- a CDS encoding segregation and condensation protein A: MNDETAKEREIMLVMRKLLTTIVREVTPEHKSLRHPLSEQTIQDIRACLGLITAREKELADDAGRTAQERPYFVDEPPATKVVSIAEIAKPKQDEEK, encoded by the coding sequence ATGAACGACGAAACCGCAAAAGAACGGGAAATCATGCTGGTGATGCGTAAGCTGCTAACCACCATCGTGCGCGAGGTGACACCGGAACACAAAAGCCTGAGACATCCGCTTTCAGAACAGACCATTCAAGATATCCGCGCCTGTCTGGGCCTGATCACCGCCCGGGAAAAGGAGCTGGCCGACGATGCGGGGCGAACCGCCCAGGAGCGCCCCTACTTCGTCGATGAACCCCCTGCCACGAAGGTGGTGTCGATCGCCGAAATCGCAAAACCCAAGCAGGACGAGGAGAAGTGA
- the ligA gene encoding NAD-dependent DNA ligase LigA, which produces MNTKRDAAQRIQTLRKEINYHNRQYYVFDEPKIADAAYDRLLRELQQLESEYPQLITPDSPTQRVGEKPLEGFDEVVHRLPMLSLDNAFDEAEMGEFERRIRDRLKLDGEQAVHYLAEPKLDGLAVSLRYEKGRLVQGATRGDGSRGEDVTSNVRTIKAIPLSLEGDDWPEVLEVRGEVFIPHEGFEALNKRAREKGEKSFVNPRNAAAGSLRQLDPRLTAQRPLSFYAYGFGEVVPSPIAEKQSASIGRLQQWGLPVSPLHQVVTGVEGCIDYFQRMLQQRDALPYEIDGVVFKVDNLDLQQQLGSVSRAPRWAIAYKFPAQEEMTQVESIEFQVGRTGAITPVARLTPVFVGGVTVSNATLHNMDEVMRKDVRPGDTVIVRRAGDVIPEVVSVVADRRQSHADRVKLPSACPVCGSDIIKPEGEAVARCSGGLYCPAQRKQALKHFASRKAMDIEGLGDKLVDQLVEQALVDNPADLFKLSLEQLSGLERMAEKSAQNLLQALDKSKSTTLDRFLFALGIREVGEATAQSLASQFATLEALEQADEEALQETPDVGPIVAAHTHSFFRQPHNREVIEQLIDAGIQWPAVEVQPAVQQPLSGKTVVITGTLSKPRDEIKQTLQALGAKVTGSVSKKTDYLLAGEEAGSKLAKAEKLGVAVLDEASLQDLLAQNQ; this is translated from the coding sequence TTGAACACAAAGCGCGATGCGGCGCAGCGTATCCAGACCCTGCGCAAGGAGATCAACTATCACAACCGGCAATACTATGTCTTCGACGAACCGAAGATAGCGGATGCCGCCTACGACCGCTTGCTGCGTGAATTGCAGCAGCTGGAGTCGGAATACCCCCAACTCATCACCCCCGACTCTCCCACCCAGCGGGTTGGGGAAAAGCCCCTGGAAGGTTTTGATGAGGTGGTCCATCGACTGCCCATGCTCTCCCTCGACAACGCCTTCGATGAGGCGGAGATGGGGGAGTTCGAACGCCGTATCCGGGATCGGCTGAAGCTGGATGGCGAGCAGGCCGTCCACTACCTGGCGGAACCCAAACTGGACGGTCTGGCGGTCAGTCTTCGCTATGAAAAGGGCAGGTTGGTGCAGGGCGCCACCCGGGGCGACGGTAGCCGGGGTGAAGATGTCACCAGCAATGTGCGCACCATCAAGGCCATCCCCCTGTCACTCGAGGGCGATGACTGGCCCGAGGTCCTTGAGGTAAGGGGTGAGGTCTTCATACCCCACGAGGGATTCGAGGCATTGAACAAGCGTGCCCGGGAAAAGGGTGAAAAGAGTTTCGTCAATCCCCGCAATGCCGCCGCCGGTTCACTGCGTCAACTCGATCCCCGCCTCACCGCCCAGCGTCCCCTCTCATTCTATGCCTATGGCTTTGGCGAGGTGGTACCTTCACCCATCGCCGAGAAGCAAAGTGCCAGCATTGGCAGATTGCAGCAATGGGGCTTGCCCGTATCGCCCTTGCATCAAGTGGTAACAGGTGTGGAAGGGTGTATCGACTATTTTCAGCGCATGCTGCAGCAGCGGGATGCATTGCCCTATGAGATCGATGGGGTGGTGTTCAAGGTCGATAACCTGGATCTGCAGCAGCAACTCGGTTCTGTGTCCCGGGCCCCACGCTGGGCGATCGCCTACAAATTTCCCGCCCAGGAGGAGATGACCCAGGTGGAAAGCATCGAGTTTCAAGTGGGCAGGACAGGCGCGATCACGCCGGTGGCGCGCTTGACCCCGGTGTTTGTCGGCGGGGTCACGGTGAGTAATGCCACCCTGCACAATATGGACGAGGTGATGCGTAAGGATGTGCGCCCCGGCGACACGGTGATCGTCAGGCGGGCGGGGGATGTGATCCCTGAAGTGGTGAGTGTGGTAGCGGATCGACGTCAGTCGCATGCGGACAGGGTCAAGCTGCCAAGCGCCTGCCCGGTGTGTGGATCTGACATCATCAAACCCGAGGGGGAGGCGGTGGCACGCTGTAGCGGCGGACTCTACTGTCCGGCGCAACGCAAGCAGGCACTTAAACATTTCGCCTCCCGCAAGGCGATGGATATCGAGGGATTGGGTGACAAGCTGGTGGACCAACTGGTGGAGCAGGCACTGGTGGATAACCCGGCTGACCTGTTCAAGCTGAGCCTGGAGCAGCTGAGCGGCTTGGAGCGGATGGCCGAAAAGTCGGCGCAGAATCTGTTGCAGGCCCTGGACAAGAGCAAGTCGACCACCCTTGACCGCTTTCTCTTTGCCTTGGGTATAAGAGAAGTAGGGGAGGCGACAGCGCAGTCCCTGGCCAGCCAATTCGCCACCCTGGAGGCCCTGGAACAGGCCGATGAAGAGGCGCTGCAAGAGACCCCGGATGTGGGTCCCATCGTCGCGGCGCATACCCATTCATTCTTTCGCCAGCCACACAACAGGGAAGTGATCGAGCAACTGATCGATGCAGGCATTCAATGGCCGGCGGTGGAGGTACAACCTGCCGTGCAGCAACCCTTGTCGGGTAAGACGGTGGTCATCACCGGCACATTGAGCAAACCACGGGATGAGATCAAACAGACCCTGCAGGCCCTCGGAGCGAAGGTGACCGGCAGTGTCTCGAAAAAGACCGACTACCTGTTGGCGGGGGAGGAGGCCGGATCGAAACTGGCCAAGGCGGAGAAGCTGGGTGTCGCTGTCCTCGACGAGGCGAGCCTGCAGGATCTGCTGGCGCAAAACCAATAA
- the zipA gene encoding cell division protein ZipA, with translation MTLRIVLLVLGCIFLAAIYLYETKRRKRESAQARRRRAESITVARESVAEEVVADEPQAQDETTVASPEGDDTWVNWDEDDTELLGQELNEIGSAQGEDEETPELGLSADSESATAEPEQQDLFSFSAQEESPVDVPVLIIQINLRARSKPFTGPAIQKAMQETGLILSELSIYQRIAGDGSNQPQFNLASMVEPGVFPKQDVEGFSTPGVTLFTQLPGPGDSMAIFADMLFTAERLAAILDGELQDETHSALTKQTIEHLRGQIMEHRRQIQLARSKG, from the coding sequence ATGACACTGCGCATCGTGCTACTGGTACTCGGCTGTATCTTCCTGGCCGCGATCTACCTGTATGAGACCAAGCGGCGCAAGCGTGAGTCCGCCCAGGCGCGCAGACGCAGAGCCGAGTCGATAACCGTTGCGCGAGAGAGTGTAGCGGAGGAGGTTGTTGCGGATGAACCCCAAGCTCAGGATGAAACAACAGTCGCATCCCCGGAGGGTGACGATACCTGGGTCAACTGGGACGAGGACGATACCGAACTCCTGGGTCAGGAGTTGAACGAGATCGGCAGCGCGCAAGGTGAGGATGAGGAGACCCCCGAGCTTGGGCTGTCCGCCGATAGCGAATCGGCGACCGCGGAACCGGAGCAGCAGGATCTGTTCAGTTTCAGCGCCCAGGAGGAGTCTCCGGTGGATGTACCGGTGCTGATTATCCAGATCAATCTGCGTGCCCGCTCCAAGCCGTTTACCGGACCGGCGATCCAGAAGGCGATGCAGGAGACCGGGCTTATCCTGAGTGAACTGTCGATCTATCAACGCATCGCCGGCGACGGCAGCAATCAACCCCAGTTCAACCTGGCCAGCATGGTGGAGCCCGGGGTGTTTCCGAAGCAGGATGTGGAGGGGTTCTCCACCCCGGGGGTGACCCTGTTTACCCAGTTGCCCGGTCCTGGTGACAGCATGGCGATCTTTGCGGATATGCTGTTCACTGCGGAACGTCTGGCTGCCATACTGGATGGGGAGTTGCAGGACGAAACCCATAGCGCCCTGACCAAACAGACCATCGAGCACCTGCGCGGTCAGATCATGGAGCACCGGCGTCAGATCCAATTGGCCCGGAGCAAGGGTTGA
- the smc gene encoding chromosome segregation protein SMC, which yields MRLEKIKLAGFKSFVDPTTVPIPSNLVGIVGPNGCGKSNVIDAVRWVMGESSAKMLRGESMADVIFNGSSVRKPVGAATIELLFDNVDGRAGGQYAQYNQISVKRQVSRDGQSLYFLNSVRCRRRDITDLFLGTGLGPRSYSIIEQGMISRLIEARPEDLRSFLEEAAGISKYKERRRETENRIRHTRENLERLTDLREEVAKQLQHLKRQAATAEKYQGLKQEERQVKAELLALRWRSLHQDLEQCQRHIAELQNNLEAAIAEQRKLESVIESDRDKHTEVNDQFNEVQGKFYSLGAEISGLEQAIQFARDSQRQQQQDLDQVEQALQESEAHKSQDEARLSELNTTLQQEQPKLDEAQAEEAQHAEALQQAEQAMQAWQHEWEQFNQKAAEPAQTAQVERTRINHLEQQGGNLERRLQRLDEELGRLDDSQLLSEITALEGDENRQKGEADTLHVQLDQAVELINQQREKNSQTANRLDQARADFQSNKGRLASLEALQQAALGQQGNQGVEWLEKSQLSDAKRLAQAIEVEPRWQQAVELVLGFHLQAVCVDDIGQLQEQLPQLEKGVLSFWDTRTHAVDDYPVAADSLLEQVRSPWNLGSLLGGVKLADNIHDALAQRQGLKAGETLVTPDGCWLGPDWLRVSRESDENAGVLAREEELRSLKQTLVEQQRNVSELAATLEQGRESLKQSEHNREQAQSSFNKLNRVLSEIRASLSGKRTRADHLRQRREQLQHEQQEIGEQISNDKELMEETRLRLHEALESIENLGSRRESLVKQRDELRNQVTQARERLNQQRASTHEVALRVESMRTAHTSLTQNLERASSQLTQLSHRREELKSTLDNSEAPLQQQLGMLNQKLSERTDIDKALNEVRRNLEDVDGHLRKKEQERHLAEQQVQERRDKLNQARLQSQEVNVRCMTLQEQLHEGGLDAEELFKSMDEDASEDAWQQQVERLANRIQRLGPINLAAIDEFQEQSERLNYLDEQHEDISRSLETLENAIRKIDRETRTRFKETFDKVNSGIKELFPRLFGGGHAYLELTGEDLLDTGVTVMARPPGKRNTNIHLLSGGEKALTAVALVFAIFQLNPAPFCMLDEVDAPLDDANVGRFCDMVRDMSDQIQFIFITHNKITMEIANQLSGVTMHEPGVSRLVTVDVEEAAQLAAI from the coding sequence ATGCGTCTGGAGAAAATCAAGCTCGCCGGGTTTAAATCATTCGTCGATCCAACCACTGTACCGATCCCTAGCAATCTGGTCGGAATCGTTGGGCCAAATGGATGTGGCAAATCCAATGTCATCGATGCCGTGCGTTGGGTCATGGGCGAAAGCTCGGCCAAGATGCTGCGCGGCGAGTCGATGGCGGATGTCATCTTCAACGGCTCGAGTGTGCGTAAGCCGGTAGGTGCCGCAACCATTGAGCTGCTGTTCGACAATGTGGATGGCAGGGCGGGCGGTCAATATGCCCAATACAATCAGATCTCGGTGAAACGTCAGGTCTCCCGAGACGGACAATCCCTCTACTTTTTGAATAGTGTGCGTTGCCGGCGCAGGGATATCACCGATCTGTTTCTCGGTACCGGCCTCGGACCGCGCAGCTACTCCATCATCGAACAGGGAATGATCTCGCGCCTCATCGAAGCACGGCCGGAAGATCTGCGCAGTTTCCTGGAAGAGGCGGCGGGCATCTCAAAATATAAGGAGCGGCGCCGCGAGACGGAGAACCGAATCCGCCATACCCGGGAGAACCTGGAACGTCTTACCGATCTCCGTGAAGAGGTGGCCAAACAGCTACAACATCTCAAACGTCAGGCCGCCACCGCGGAAAAGTATCAAGGGCTCAAACAAGAGGAGCGCCAGGTCAAGGCGGAGTTGCTGGCCCTGCGCTGGCGCAGTCTGCATCAGGATCTGGAACAGTGCCAGAGACATATCGCTGAATTGCAGAACAACCTGGAAGCGGCCATTGCGGAGCAGCGCAAGTTGGAATCGGTGATCGAATCGGACCGGGACAAACATACGGAAGTCAACGATCAGTTCAACGAGGTGCAGGGTAAATTCTACAGCCTGGGGGCAGAGATCAGCGGCTTGGAGCAGGCGATACAGTTCGCCCGGGATTCCCAACGTCAGCAGCAACAGGATCTGGATCAGGTTGAACAGGCCCTGCAAGAGTCTGAAGCCCATAAGTCCCAGGATGAGGCGCGCCTGTCTGAGCTCAATACCACACTGCAACAGGAGCAGCCAAAGCTGGATGAGGCGCAGGCAGAGGAAGCGCAGCATGCAGAGGCCTTACAGCAGGCCGAGCAGGCGATGCAGGCCTGGCAGCATGAGTGGGAGCAGTTCAATCAGAAGGCCGCGGAGCCGGCCCAGACCGCCCAGGTGGAGCGTACCCGGATCAACCATCTCGAGCAGCAGGGGGGCAACCTGGAACGGCGCCTGCAACGCCTGGATGAGGAGCTGGGACGCCTGGATGACAGCCAACTGCTGAGTGAAATCACCGCCCTCGAAGGGGATGAGAACCGGCAGAAGGGCGAGGCCGATACCCTGCATGTTCAGCTTGACCAGGCCGTGGAGCTGATCAATCAGCAGCGTGAGAAGAACAGTCAGACCGCCAACCGCCTGGATCAGGCGCGTGCCGATTTTCAATCGAACAAAGGTCGTCTGGCCTCCCTGGAGGCACTCCAGCAGGCAGCCCTGGGTCAACAGGGCAACCAAGGGGTGGAGTGGCTTGAGAAGAGCCAGCTGAGCGATGCCAAACGCCTGGCCCAGGCGATCGAGGTGGAGCCCCGTTGGCAGCAGGCGGTGGAGCTGGTGTTGGGATTTCATCTACAGGCCGTGTGCGTGGACGATATCGGTCAACTCCAGGAGCAGTTGCCTCAGCTGGAGAAGGGTGTGCTCAGCTTTTGGGATACCCGCACCCATGCGGTCGATGATTATCCCGTCGCAGCGGATAGCCTGCTTGAGCAGGTCAGATCGCCCTGGAATCTGGGATCCCTGCTCGGCGGGGTGAAGCTGGCAGACAACATCCACGATGCCCTCGCCCAGCGACAGGGGCTGAAGGCAGGCGAGACGCTGGTTACCCCGGATGGCTGTTGGCTCGGTCCCGACTGGTTGCGAGTGAGTCGTGAATCCGACGAAAACGCAGGTGTACTGGCCCGTGAAGAGGAGCTGCGCAGCCTGAAGCAGACCCTTGTGGAGCAGCAGCGCAATGTCTCTGAACTCGCGGCCACCCTCGAACAGGGCAGGGAGAGCCTCAAACAATCCGAACATAACAGGGAGCAGGCCCAATCCAGCTTCAATAAACTCAATCGAGTGCTCTCGGAGATACGCGCCAGCCTGAGCGGTAAACGCACCCGGGCCGATCACCTGCGGCAGCGCCGTGAGCAGCTGCAACACGAACAGCAGGAGATCGGTGAGCAGATCAGCAATGACAAGGAGTTGATGGAGGAGACCCGGTTGCGACTGCACGAGGCGTTGGAGTCGATCGAGAATCTGGGCAGCCGCCGTGAATCCCTGGTGAAGCAGCGGGATGAGTTACGTAATCAGGTTACACAGGCGAGAGAGCGCCTCAATCAACAGCGCGCCTCCACCCACGAGGTCGCACTGCGGGTCGAGTCGATGCGCACCGCCCATACCTCACTGACACAAAACCTGGAACGGGCGAGCAGCCAGCTGACTCAGCTGTCCCATCGGCGGGAGGAGTTGAAATCCACCCTGGATAACAGTGAGGCGCCCCTGCAACAACAGCTGGGGATGTTGAATCAGAAACTCTCGGAACGGACAGACATCGACAAGGCGTTGAACGAGGTGCGTCGCAATCTTGAGGACGTTGATGGCCATCTGCGCAAGAAGGAGCAGGAGCGCCATCTGGCCGAACAGCAGGTACAGGAGCGACGGGACAAGCTCAACCAGGCGCGTCTGCAAAGCCAGGAGGTGAATGTTCGCTGCATGACCCTGCAGGAACAGCTGCATGAGGGTGGACTGGATGCGGAGGAGTTGTTCAAGAGCATGGACGAGGATGCCAGCGAGGATGCATGGCAGCAGCAGGTGGAACGACTGGCGAATCGCATTCAACGCCTGGGGCCCATCAACCTGGCGGCGATCGATGAGTTTCAAGAGCAGTCGGAGCGTCTGAACTACCTGGATGAGCAACACGAGGATATTTCCCGCTCCCTGGAGACCTTGGAAAACGCAATCCGAAAAATCGACCGGGAGACCCGTACCCGCTTCAAGGAGACCTTCGATAAGGTCAACTCAGGGATTAAAGAGCTGTTTCCCCGGCTGTTCGGGGGTGGCCACGCCTATCTGGAATTGACCGGTGAGGATCTGCTGGATACCGGTGTGACGGTCATGGCGCGTCCCCCTGGCAAACGCAATACCAACATCCATCTCCTCTCCGGTGGGGAGAAGGCACTCACGGCCGTGGCCTTGGTGTTCGCAATCTTTCAGCTCAATCCGGCCCCATTCTGTATGCTCGACGAGGTGGATGCACCGTTGGATGATGCCAATGTCGGGCGATTTTGCGATATGGTGAGGGATATGTCAGACCAGATACAATTCATCTTTATCACCCACAACAAGATCACCATGGAGATAGCCAACCAGCTTTCGGGGGTCACCATGCATGAACCGGGTGTGTCACGCCTGGTCACCGTCGACGTGGAGGAGGCGGCTCAACTCGCCGCCATTTGA
- the queF gene encoding preQ(1) synthase, producing the protein MPSQPSKDLETFDNPQPDRDYTIRINIPEFTCLCPKTGQPDFAEMTLEYVPEKLCVELKALKMYIWSFRDQGAFHEAVTNEILSDLVRATQPRFMRLSAEFNVRGGIYTTVVAEHRAESWVAPAAVKLP; encoded by the coding sequence ATGCCCAGTCAACCAAGCAAAGATCTTGAAACCTTTGATAATCCCCAGCCGGACAGAGACTATACGATCCGTATCAATATCCCCGAGTTCACCTGCCTCTGTCCCAAGACCGGACAGCCCGACTTTGCCGAGATGACCCTGGAGTATGTCCCCGAAAAACTCTGTGTCGAGCTGAAGGCGCTGAAGATGTATATCTGGTCTTTCCGTGACCAGGGGGCCTTCCACGAAGCAGTCACCAATGAGATTCTGAGTGATCTTGTACGCGCCACCCAGCCCCGCTTCATGCGCCTGAGTGCGGAGTTCAATGTGCGTGGCGGAATCTACACCACGGTTGTGGCCGAGCACCGGGCCGAGAGCTGGGTCGCGCCTGCGGCGGTAAAGCTCCCTTGA
- a CDS encoding FGGY-family carbohydrate kinase: protein MPESAPNRSVMDLYIGIDLGTSGCRAIAIDTTGTIQASASRPLPGPQTQQPQQSRQDPEIWWRTLLEVLAEIATSRVNDRVKGIAVDGTSSTLLLCDPQGKPLTPALMYNDSSSLEQLPLLRSVAPDGNPVLSATSSLAKLLHLSQDLTTDRYLARHQADWILGRLCDDYRYSDENNGLKLGYDPIQRQWPSWLARLPFPAAVLPDVVPCGTPVGKLCRQVAEATGLSPGIPIIAGTTDGNAAFLATGANQIGEAVSSLGSTLVLKVLADKPIFAAEFGVYSHHLGERWLVSGASNSGGAVLAHYFSREEMARMSRDLQPDRPTGLDYYPLLSPGERFPLNDPDYPPRLQPRPEENRHFFQGMLEGIARIEASGYALLQTLGAPKPSRVYSVGGGARNEVWRQIRQKQLALPVILAPQQEAAYGTALLAMRGIDG from the coding sequence TTGCCTGAGTCTGCACCAAACCGGTCAGTAATGGATCTCTATATCGGCATCGACCTGGGTACTTCCGGCTGTCGGGCCATCGCCATCGATACAACAGGCACCATCCAGGCATCCGCAAGCAGACCCCTGCCGGGACCGCAGACACAGCAACCGCAACAGAGCCGGCAAGACCCGGAAATCTGGTGGCGGACCCTGCTGGAGGTGCTGGCAGAGATCGCCACGTCCCGTGTCAACGACAGGGTCAAAGGGATTGCCGTGGATGGTACCTCCTCCACCCTGCTGCTGTGCGATCCACAGGGTAAACCCCTGACCCCCGCCCTGATGTACAACGACAGTAGCAGCCTGGAGCAGCTGCCCCTGTTGCGCAGCGTCGCACCGGATGGCAATCCTGTGTTGAGCGCCACATCCAGTCTGGCAAAGCTGCTCCATCTGTCGCAAGACCTCACCACCGATCGCTACCTGGCCCGTCACCAGGCCGACTGGATCCTCGGCAGGCTGTGTGACGACTACCGCTATAGCGATGAAAACAATGGTTTGAAGCTGGGCTATGACCCTATCCAGCGTCAGTGGCCTTCCTGGCTGGCGCGACTGCCGTTTCCTGCTGCTGTGCTACCCGATGTGGTTCCCTGTGGCACTCCCGTGGGTAAGCTCTGCCGACAGGTTGCTGAAGCCACCGGCCTCTCCCCTGGGATACCTATCATCGCCGGCACAACGGATGGCAATGCAGCCTTTCTAGCCACCGGCGCCAACCAGATCGGTGAGGCGGTAAGCTCCCTCGGCAGCACCCTGGTGCTCAAGGTCCTCGCCGATAAACCCATTTTCGCAGCCGAATTTGGCGTCTACAGCCATCACCTGGGAGAGCGCTGGCTGGTGAGTGGCGCCTCAAACAGTGGCGGCGCGGTGCTGGCCCACTATTTCAGCAGGGAAGAGATGGCACGCATGAGCAGGGATCTGCAACCGGATCGACCCACCGGCCTCGACTACTATCCCCTGCTCTCACCCGGCGAACGTTTCCCCCTCAACGATCCCGACTACCCACCCCGTCTACAGCCCCGCCCTGAGGAGAACCGGCACTTCTTTCAAGGCATGTTGGAGGGAATCGCCAGGATCGAAGCAAGCGGTTATGCGCTGTTGCAAACACTGGGGGCGCCAAAACCCAGCCGCGTCTATTCCGTCGGTGGCGGGGCGCGCAATGAAGTCTGGCGCCAAATACGGCAAAAGCAGTTGGCGCTACCGGTGATCCTGGCACCACAACAGGAAGCCGCCTACGGCACTGCCCTGCTGGCGATGAGAGGAATAGACGGCTGA